Below is a genomic region from Meleagris gallopavo isolate NT-WF06-2002-E0010 breed Aviagen turkey brand Nicholas breeding stock chromosome 5, Turkey_5.1, whole genome shotgun sequence.
TTACTGGAATCACCAGACTGCTCTTTAGCTCAAGTTATACTCCAGTATGTATCTGCTGTGAGACTTTTGATCTGTTATGTTAATATATTACTCCTAACAGTGAAAGACTTAATGGATTAAATTGGAAAAAAGTTACAGCTGAAAGATGGAATAAAGAATCGGGCTCCTTATCTCTCATAGTTATTGTGCCAAAAGCAGGGTAACAAATACTGCTGTTAGTGAGCGTTACGTTTGCTCATTATAAATGTACAGTCATGTACAGTTCTCCAGAGCGATTTCATCTGGGAACATTGCCATAAGGATTACAAATGGCTTTCAGCCTGAAAATTGGTGTGTATTGCTTTAACATTCCATTGGGAGTTGGCAATTTATCCTTCAGATAATTGTCTTGTGGTAAGTTGAACATCTTACTGTAACTTCTTGCTAAATTTCTTGCTACATGATAAACCGACTTCTATGAATAATTTACTGGAACTGGCAACCCAGATCAGCTCTGAGGTCTTTATCAACTCTGGGTGCTCTTCAAAATTTAATAATAAACTGGGAGCCAAAAATCTCATTGCACTTAAAGTCATTGGAATTTCACTGTTAATTGCAACGGGAATAACAATTTGACCTGTTAGGGCAAAATGCTCATGAACAGAAAATCCACACCACATCACTGTGAAGATGATTGTGTCCTAATAAGGAAAGTTCATTTACTTACTCTTGTACCTGAGCTATTGTTTGttgatttgtgtgtgtgtgtgtgtgtgtgtgccaatTTTGTATTGTTTGAAGTATTTTTACTGTGCAAAAAACTTGACTGAGTTAACTTGTGCCTTCATTGCTCTGATGGCAGATTTAGGATGTGTTCTGtattgcagcactgcagcaaagtATATATGATGTAAGTATCCCACCAAAGTTCTAAATCATTCTAGCTCTACAGGAAATTTGCAATGGAAATCCAGGTGGTAATTTTCTAGAAAAGACAACAGCAGTTTCCAGTTTGCCAGCTTGCTGGCTGATCTGTACCACTCAGGCATGTCTCCAGTTTTGGCCACTGGCTGCTGAAGCAGAGCCCTGTTGCCTTGTGACAGAACTGCAGAGCTACCTGGGGATTTCTCAAGCGCGCTTTATGTGGTTCTGCCATGTAAATAGAAGTAGCCAAATCTAGTCAGACAAGCTCTAATATCAGCAAAGAGGTATGTACCAGCTAGATATATGGGCTAGATTCAGTGGGCATTATGTCAGCTCTAACCTTTGTAAATCATAAATTGTTTTTTCTAACGTTGAGCATTCTTACATAGATCTGCTTTTTGCTCTGCCCACTTTATGTCTCAGCACGTGCACGTGCTGTGCACTTGTGTTTCCTGGTGAGTGTAGCTTAGCACAGGGTGAATTTTTTTGGCAGTTGGGTGGCTGGCTGTACAAGTGAAATGTTAAGATTACATTTGAAAGCAGAGTTTGTCAAGGAGGAGATGAAGTGGAACAGAAGAGTTAAATGAACTTTTGCTCTGAATACAATAACTAAGAAGCAGGGGAGACTGCAACTCCAGGCATGAATTCTTCTATTCCTCTTCCATGCTGATTTGCTACATGAGTTTGCATCAAAAGGGATGGAATTCTTAAGGATGTGCTTGGTCCAGTGGTAAATAAAGGGCAGAGCTTCTTCTCCTTTATTCTGGAGCTGGTCTGAGTAGCAGAAGTGTAcacaaatttttgttttcactgtagTATTGTAACGTGAATTTTCTAATATTCAAGCGAATCTTTTTAGAGATTTAGAATATGAAATAGAAGAATACAGTTTACAGCAAATCAGTTCACCTGAAATGGAGGTGGGAAAAATAGGATTCTGAATTTTCCTTAATAATTCATAGCTATTTTGAAGATGTCTTGAGAGTCCTAGGCTGTGCAGCTGTTAACTAGCTGCTAACTACctttcatttgtgttttcataTTTCAGCTGTCTTTTTTGACAGAAAATGTTTAGAACAGATAACAAACATACTGTGACTAAACTTTTCCCTTGGCCTTATGAAGAACCTGGGAAACATTTCATTAGTCCTATTAATGTTGTACCAATCACAGTTTGCttgtcttatttattttgtcttaatACGGATACTGAGAGAGTGTAGCAGGTGgtataaaaacagaaagtgaatCAGTGACCCTAGAATAGTGACCTTCTAGGAAAATAAAGGCGGCTAAGGAACAACTGTCCTTTAGCTGGAAGATACAGTTTTCAAGACATGAGGAAAATTGCACGAAaagctttttcagaaaaaacaaaaaacaacaacaaaaaaaaaaccacaataacaacaacaaaaaccacctaTACCAACTCTTACTGTCTGGAGGAAAAATAGTTATATTCAGTTATGAAgttgtacttaaaaaaaaaaaaatagcacaagaAAGTGAAACAGAAGGATTTTGGCAGAGGTATATGTCAAGCTTTGAAGGCAACTGATGTACTTTTCTTCAGCACGAGTTATGTAGGCTTCTTCTAATTTAATCCCTTATTTGCTGCAAACCTTTACATTAATAACACCAAATCTTTGTTATGAACAAAATCTTTTGCACTACTTTAATGTGCTGTCAGCCTAGGCTTCCTGAGGATGTTTCTAGAAGGCAGCTGGACCTGTTGAATGGGGAGGGAACacaggaaggaagcagcagcctCCCGAGCCATCCTGTCAGTGTGTAAACTACACTCTTCCAACTTGAAAGCACCTGGGGGGACTGTGGTCAAAGCTGTGCAAGCATGTAAGACTGAGGCTGTGTTTTGGCTCTGACACTTGTCTAATCACAAATCCTGTGAGTTTATGACTGATGGTAACAGTGAATCCTTGCAGTTTCACTTTTCTTGACCTACCTGACTTCCTGAAAATGGTGCTCCCTTCCCATTACCCACAAGATATAGCAGTGCATCAGTACTACtacgggggaaaaaaacaaatagcaaagtGCTGTGGGTTGTAGCTGATCAATGCAATGTAAGGAGgaagtttattttattacagaataagagaatttgtttttttgtgttattgttttttttttgtgttgttgttcttgttttatttatttatttattttattattatctgCTCTGATACCAATATCAAAACAAGGTTGTTTCTGTGGAGGAAACTCAGCTCTGGAGGgagtatgtgtgtgtgctgctggtACATGATTGTATTTGGCTGAGGCTTTCATTTCCTGAGTAAAAGTGCAAAGACCCTTTGACTGTGTCCATCTGCAGACAGCCAGTATTTTAACTTCAGTGGAAATAAGCACATTTTTAGCTACTGAGTTTCCAGTGCCTTGAACAAAGACTATTGAGACATTTGCTGTTTTAGCAGAACAAAACTCAAAGTCTGAGTCAAAATTTCAAAGTCACTCTAATTAGTACTGAAGTGATAGttcaaaaattacttttctgcaTTATCTCAACATTTCTATCCTGTTGGATTAGTTGATGATGATGCTGCAGTATATTAGGAGCAGAATTGCTGGTAAGGTGTTTTGCCTGTGTCCTCTGCAGCGTTTGAAACAAAAGGGCTTTGTTATCCATTTTAAACTTAACTCTGGCTGGTGTAATTAATAATATTTGTTAAAAGCTTGAGTAAGTGCTGCTATGGACATTCATCTTTATAATAACttatttaaattacaaataCAAACTCCTTTTTATAGGGCtacatagaaaataataaaatgcaagcATGTTTTTTATATGTAATACTTTTACCTGCAGGTCAGTTTAAAAGATGATTAAAAGAAATTCACACATGTATACCTAACATGTACATTGTGAGATGGTACCTCAGGGACTCTCCTATTCTGGGGATGGGGTAAAGGAGCTGGGGGTTGTTCATagttttcagaaaagctgtCTGGTGAGCTGCACAAACCGATATTTTACCATTCATTAGCAGCTGAAGCACAATTTCGACAAGATGTGTGCTTATAATGTGATACAGATATTGGATAAGCATAGTAATGACAATTCTGTGCATAATGGGTTCTATTCTGGAAGATGTGATATTATTGGATAAGATACTATAATATACAGTAATACTATAATATACAGTAATTATATTTATAGTAATATAATAATATCCATAGTATTTGATAAGCAAAGTAATATCCTGAAATAGCTCAGTTAGAAGGAATAACCATCTCAGTCAGCCCCAGTTTGAGTTTATTTTACATGCTGATTATAAACTGAAAGATGCCTGTCCCATAGTATTTGAAAATTTTACACTTCTTTTTCTAAACTGGTCGCCACTGATAAGTGAAGTGATGTTAGTGGGTAGATTGAGCTCTCTGAAAGGTAAGTGGCAACCTGCTTATTATTTCTACTAAACATGATTACATTCAATTGTCCTATTTCTGTAAAGTTTTGCTAACGAACAGATTTAGGTAGTTCACCCAGCCAGGGCCATCATTTTGCTTCTGCCCTGCAGGATCTGCTCAGACTGAAACAGACTGAATAGGAGACTAAATTCAGTAATTAACTATTACCAACAATGTTTGTTGGTTAactgttaattttaaaatgttatgttGCTTCCTGTATGAATGGAAACAATTTAAAAGCAACCATAGGGTCAACCTGCTGGTATTCAGCACATTTATATTTGCCACGTGTTTTTTGGTGAGAGTGCTGCTTCTTTTTAGAGGCCACAAATCATGTTTGTGTTTCCTCTTGCAGAATGTTTATTACACAAGCAATCAGCAGCTCCATGTGGGTGTTCTGAGTCCCACTATTGACGATGATGACAACAGATGCCTGGTGGATGTGAACAGCAGGCCCAGGCTCATTGAATGCAATTACGCcaaagccaagagaatgaagcTTTACTGGCAGTTTACTCAGGTAATTCTTATTCAGCAAACATTACAGAAGGTTCAGAAaactgtgtttctgtttgtgaAATGTGACTAATCAGTTTACCAGCAAACCAGAAGCATCCttgtttggttgggtttttttgcacaGTGTGGGCAAGCTACATTTACGTTTAATTTCTATGTTAACTCTCTCAATAGCATACAAAACTTTTATTATATTCCTAGAGATGTCAGTGGAATACTTACTAATAAACTTCTAAGATGGTTACTGTTATAGAATGATCCCAATCTAAAAACAAGTGATTTTGTAAAGTCAAATACAAGCAAACCTATTTTAAGAAGGGGAAAGGTAAAGCTTtcaaatggctttttttttNNNNNNNNNNNNNNNNNNNNNNNNNNNNNNNNNNNNNNNNNNNNNNNNNNNNNNNNNNNNNNNNNNNNNNNNNNNNNNNNNNNNNNNNNNNNNNNNNNNNttttttttttttccccagtgagaTACAGTGTATGCATGTGCTGGagaattattattatcttttttaaatCCACATGTATTCATGGTACATGTATCATGCCTTCAAATATGCCTctagaattattaaaaaaaaagaaaagagcaagtattctgaaaaatacttacaaaaacaaaaacaacaattaattttctcatttgtaaataaatcagaaacaatCTTTAATTGTTGTGAAGCATGGAAGCATGTACTATAGCACTTCAAATTAAAGGCAGAAATGTATGTAGAATTGTACAGCTTGTGATTAAGACATCCTGTAAAGTGTTTGAAAACAGATGTCTACACTTATTGCAGCTTGAGTGTTCCTAATAAGTGCAGGGTGATTTCCTGTGTACTGCTAATTAATATCCTATTGTTCTCAGAGTTTCAAATAGCCACATAGtcagaaaagacattttatttcatgtcaATATGCATTATAAGATAGGCAAACAAGTGAGAAGTCCACACTATTTGGCATTCTCTTCCACTGCATTTCCTACAAGTGAAATTAAACTCAACGGTTGAACTCTTACCTTCTTAATATTAGCTCTGCTTAGTAGAGGTTGGCTAATTCAGGTCATGATTTAAATGAGCTTACAGGTTTGGTAAAGATATGTGACTTGTTTAGATTTGGTTCAGTACAATAGACTGGTGTTACAGAATGCTGGTAAGTTAGGCATTTCTTGATTCAAGATTGTAGAAGCTGACCTGGAAGTTCCTATTCAAGCAATTAcctcttctttaaaatatgcttaaagataaatgttttcttaaatgcaGATGAACTGCATTTCTGGCCAAACACACAAAACCATGCATCATTGAGTAGCCTTGTTAATTATCACAGGCAAGAAACTTGAGAACTTAGCAGAGGCAAACTGCTCCACGTTTTGGTTACAATGTGTGGTGCCTCATAAACAAAGCTGGGGCTCTTGGATCTAATACTGTGAGCACTTAAATCCTATGTATTCTGGTGAATGTGTTTGTCCAGTCATTTTGAATCTATTTTCCCTCAGTAGTGCTTATTTCACTATAGAATCAAAGACATTGGAAGACAAAACTGTAATCTCTTTGAGAAAAACCTCCCTAAGAATCTGACATACTCTTTGACCCAGTAGTGATAAATTTAATCAATttctaaataatgaaaatgtgtatttcatctattaattttgttttctcctgcttttttcttccagaagtcCTGCATTAATTGGGTGCTTCATAGTAGACCGAGAATATTTCCAGGAGATTGGCTTACTAGATGAAGGCATGGAAGTATATGGAGGAGAGAATGTGGAACTTGGAATCAGGGTAAGAAATGTATCCCCCtgacactggtagctttcatttaaaatacaaccTGATCTTCATTATGGgggcagggaaaaaaatgtggagTCACCAGTGTAGGGATGAATGTGTGCAAAAATGAAGTATAACTCGAAAGAGCGAAAgtttgcatattttttaaaaagagtttaTATGGAAAAggatagaaatacagaaatatgtaTTCTTTCATACAGCCAACAATGCTAAATTCTGCACAAATGATAACTGAAATATGCAGGCATTTATGTCACATTCCCTCTGTAGGGTAATTGAAATTATTCATAAAATACTGAAGTTGCACAAGtgcacattttcttcttcaatttGTGTACTGCATGTCGTATTTCCTGTGATTTGTGTACCTCTTTTATCTCTCTTCACAACTAAATACCATCCAAAAATACAGTGCTGTTTGAGAATCTTTCAGGCTTTCTTGATACAAAAGAATTTCCTAGCTTGATAGGTGgtaatgaaaaacagaatgatgTGTGTTATAAAAACTATATTCTAAATCCTTCTATTGAAACATTAGTGGACCATTGTATTTTGTGCATTTTGGTTACCAGAATAAAAACACCTAATTATgtattaagttaaaaaaaaaagaaagaaaaaaaaagaaaattgtcttTAAAAATCAACAGTTTTCTGATGAGActatgagaaaaacaaacaaaaaaccccctCATTTTTACTTTTGGGTTTCTGCAATTCTGTTCCTACCACCTGTCAGAGATAAAATGATATTGCAAGAAGACTGAAGGGCAGGTACATTCTGTTACATTAGAGTACAGTtgtaaggaaaggaagagagaaatgcaatactgtttcttttaataacaCCATTCTCTTGGCTGTGAGAGCCAGAGAGCCTTATTCTATTCCTGAAACCTGATTTCACAGCTCAGTGTTGCAATGAGTTGAAAATTAGTGTCACtttgattttacttttcttttttcaactgACAAAACTAGTCTCCATGTGAGAGTAAGGAGTTATATCTGGTTCTGCATCATGAGAAATATGTTATCTATTCTGCTATACTTAGTCTTGCAGAAGTTGTTCTTGAAGAGTGCTTAGATAGACAAGACCAGGGAGACACAAatctttttacatttaaaacttTGGAGTAGACTGGATCATTGGAATAAGGCCCAGCTATGATTTCCTTATGGCTTTTTTCCCTGTCTCCAGTGAAGCAGTGCCTGACCTACATAAAATACTTTCATCTGTAACAGATTGTAATGTGCAAGGTAGCATAATGTATGCTGCCTCATCTAACTTTATCCTGACTTGAATCTGTGTTCCTGGCTCtatcaaaacaaatttctgaGCAGATTTTTCAGCAGGTTATTACCAACTCTTCTTACAGTTCTCAGCATATCCTAGATAATACCAGGATGAGTGTAACTGTATAGCGCAATATTAGAGCTTCTGGGAATCActgtattatttcttctgttgctaAGCTTTATAAGCAAGCTCCTATCCTCAGTCACCTGCTTCTTCCTGCACTTCACAGGTATGTACCTGGGGTCATACACTGTTTACTGACAAAATATAGATGGCTGCTTAGAATGTCCTGCTGCAATGTCAGCAGCTGTGTCATTCACTTGCATCCCTAGCACTCACCCTTACTTGTGCCATTTGATCTCCTTTAAGTAGGTCAGAAGGAGATTTCACACCAGCTGTCTTGTCTCTGCAGCACCAAATAATTACTTCTAGACTATCTCTACTGCTTTCAGAGGCAGAGCCTGCTATGAATCAATAAAGGCAGTAGTTGTTCTACAAAAACTATGTTGCAAGTACATTATTAGtgcaaaaaataatgtttccattttaaaaatgatgctCTCAGGTTGCTCTGtctgcttcatttttcatcactattttctttgtttaaaaagcagcaaactTCACCTGGTATTCTGCTGTGTGTTATACATTACCATGTAGGGGAGGGGAAGCAGACTGTGTCCAAGCTAGCCTAGTGTCCAGGCTGTCTGACAAGGAGGATGTAGTGTATTGCATTCTCTTATTTGATagagtgg
It encodes:
- the LOC104910988 gene encoding polypeptide N-acetylgalactosaminyltransferase 18 isoform X1, translating into MEVMAVSGLGHDVICEENVYYTSNQQLHVGVLSPTIDDDDNRCLVDVNSRPRLIECNYAKAKRMKLYWQFTQVILIQQTLQKVQKTVFLFVKCD
- the LOC104910988 gene encoding polypeptide N-acetylgalactosaminyltransferase 18 isoform X2; this encodes MYICHGMTPQNVYYTSNQQLHVGVLSPTIDDDDNRCLVDVNSRPRLIECNYAKAKRMKLYWQFTQVILIQQTLQKVQKTVFLFVKCD